A genomic region of Paenibacillus sp. PL2-23 contains the following coding sequences:
- a CDS encoding P-II family nitrogen regulator, with translation MKKIEAILRPQKLHDTIKALHEIGVTAFTVNQVVGRGMQKDRSGIYRGRNFTMSLHPKVKMEIVISDFMVERTVQTIIGAAQTGEAGDGKIFITSVEQAYNIRTGLVDETIDELRPIKEER, from the coding sequence ATGAAGAAAATCGAAGCCATTCTAAGGCCACAGAAGCTTCACGACACGATAAAAGCGCTGCATGAGATAGGCGTTACGGCTTTTACCGTTAATCAAGTGGTTGGACGGGGGATGCAGAAGGATCGCAGCGGCATTTATCGCGGACGCAACTTCACGATGAGCTTGCATCCAAAGGTCAAAATGGAGATCGTTATTTCCGACTTTATGGTGGAGCGGACTGTGCAGACCATTATAGGCGCGGCTCAGACAGGAGAGGCTGGCGACGGCAAAATTTTTATTACTTCGGTTGAACAGGCATACAACATTCGGACAGGCCTCGTTGACGAGACGATCGACGAGCTTCGCCCTATCAAGGAAGAGAGGTAA
- a CDS encoding beta-eliminating lyase-related protein, whose amino-acid sequence MGVIDEQDGLRELHHLEPILLADRTRPVLLQDLIAMKDVPACVLLELPQREIGGQLPQYAELEAMSAYCRERRIKLHLDGARLFEVLPYYGKTAQEVCALFDSVYISVYKGIGGVVGAILAGSREFADRSKVWKRRHGGDLISLYPYILAADYYMEQRLSRMGEYYQGAKELAVWYNGCCSLRTIPTVPVSNMFHVHCHRSKAQLEAAIMEASRESGVGFASSVREREGGGSCYEVSIGDRYAKVPKTVLEQAFQALDRELRKLDEAGIRPTI is encoded by the coding sequence GTGGGGGTCATTGACGAACAGGATGGGCTCAGGGAGCTTCATCATCTGGAGCCGATTCTGCTCGCCGATCGGACTCGTCCCGTGCTGCTGCAGGACTTGATCGCAATGAAGGACGTGCCGGCATGTGTACTGCTTGAGCTGCCGCAGAGGGAGATTGGCGGTCAACTGCCCCAATATGCGGAGCTGGAGGCGATGTCGGCCTATTGCCGTGAGAGGCGAATCAAGCTGCATCTCGACGGAGCGCGTTTGTTCGAGGTGCTTCCGTATTACGGGAAGACGGCGCAAGAGGTGTGCGCATTATTTGACAGCGTATATATTTCGGTCTATAAAGGAATCGGCGGTGTAGTGGGAGCGATATTGGCGGGAAGTCGGGAGTTCGCGGATCGATCGAAGGTATGGAAGAGACGGCATGGCGGTGATTTGATCAGCCTATACCCTTACATTCTGGCGGCTGATTACTACATGGAGCAGCGTTTGTCCCGAATGGGGGAATATTACCAAGGGGCTAAGGAGCTTGCTGTATGGTACAATGGCTGCTGCTCTCTTCGGACAATCCCAACAGTGCCTGTATCCAATATGTTCCATGTACACTGTCATCGCAGCAAGGCGCAGCTGGAGGCCGCGATTATGGAAGCGAGCCGCGAGAGTGGAGTGGGCTTTGCCTCATCAGTGCGGGAACGCGAGGGCGGTGGCTCATGCTACGAGGTGAGCATTGGCGACAGATATGCTAAGGTGCCGAAAACGGTGCTCGAGCAGGCGTTTCAGGCGCTGGACCGAGAGCTGCGGAAGTTGGATGAAGCGGGAATACGGCCGACAATCTAA
- a CDS encoding IS256 family transposase, with protein sequence MTTIPENLFNELLENTVTKLLKEKLELLLREELKNYLTVEQPHERNSRNGHYTRAFQTRYGTIHDLQVPRDRKGKFQTSLFKPYQRREGWLEEAIIHMYKGGMSTREVANFIESMFGSQYSPATISNITKTVMEDIHEWRTRQLEQRYSVIYLDGLYVKLKRNTVSSEVVYLIMGIDEKGYRQILGFDVGGHESSNGWMEVLKDLKNRGATDVLLGVFDGLPGLEEAFRKIYPKADVQHCVVHKVRATFPKIRVSDKTEFLDDLKQVYTAVDGDVAKAVFDGFKATWGKRYPREVASWEEQLSTLLTFYKYPPMVQYAVYTTNAIERMNKELRKRLKPMNSLTNIESAEKIIYLQATGYNEKWFGRAIRGFADPETKAVFEEMFMSRYGSLRTKEEM encoded by the coding sequence ATGACTACTATACCCGAAAATCTGTTTAATGAGCTACTTGAAAATACTGTTACGAAGCTGTTGAAGGAGAAGCTGGAATTACTGCTCCGTGAAGAACTTAAAAATTACTTGACGGTTGAACAGCCTCATGAGCGCAACAGCCGTAACGGCCACTATACGCGCGCTTTTCAAACTCGCTACGGGACGATCCACGATCTTCAAGTACCACGCGATCGTAAGGGCAAGTTCCAAACAAGTTTGTTTAAACCGTACCAACGCCGAGAAGGTTGGTTGGAAGAAGCAATCATACACATGTACAAAGGCGGTATGAGCACGCGTGAGGTGGCTAATTTCATTGAAAGCATGTTTGGCAGCCAGTACTCACCAGCGACCATCAGCAACATCACCAAAACCGTCATGGAGGACATTCATGAATGGAGGACACGCCAACTCGAACAGCGTTACTCTGTCATTTATCTCGATGGTCTGTACGTCAAATTGAAACGCAACACGGTAAGCAGTGAGGTCGTGTATTTAATTATGGGCATTGACGAAAAAGGTTACCGGCAGATCCTAGGCTTCGACGTTGGCGGCCATGAGAGCTCTAACGGCTGGATGGAGGTACTTAAAGATCTCAAAAACCGTGGCGCTACTGACGTGTTGCTAGGCGTGTTTGACGGACTGCCAGGGCTTGAAGAAGCGTTTCGCAAGATCTACCCCAAAGCCGATGTGCAGCATTGTGTCGTGCATAAGGTTCGTGCGACGTTTCCCAAGATCCGTGTTTCCGACAAAACTGAATTTCTAGATGATTTAAAGCAGGTGTATACCGCAGTTGATGGAGATGTCGCAAAAGCCGTATTTGACGGTTTTAAAGCAACGTGGGGCAAGCGCTATCCCCGGGAAGTAGCTTCCTGGGAAGAACAGCTCTCCACGCTGCTCACCTTCTACAAGTATCCACCGATGGTGCAGTATGCGGTCTATACTACGAATGCAATTGAGCGCATGAACAAGGAGCTACGCAAAAGGCTAAAGCCTATGAATAGCCTGACAAACATTGAATCCGCCGAGAAGATCATTTACCTGCAAGCGACAGGCTATAACGAGAAGTGGTTCGGCAGAGCCATCCGTGGATTTGCAGATCCGGAAACCAAGGCTGTCTTTGAAGAAATGTTTATGTCACGGTACGGCTCGTTGCGAACGAAGGAAGAAATGTAA
- a CDS encoding acetylxylan esterase — protein MGYLDHKLRELSAYMPDLTKQPDFDAFWEETIAEAQSVALRPERSKLDHPIRSAKVYDIAYCGMDETRIHGWFITPAGSDGTRYPCLIHYHGFTGSRGEPSDFMHWVMMGFAVLSVDCRDQGGPTGNSAGYTSGFLSNVASKGVHNKHEYYYRYVYMDAVKAIDFACAQPEVDAERIIIEGGSQGGGLGMAVVALDDRPKAALVDVPSNSNLIARVEGNHGAFGAVADYLKRHPEQTELVLDNLSYFDTMNMADRIACPVLASVALKDETCPALMYFATYNRIRSDKRVEIYPFNGHEGGGARHTEVKLRFLAERFGQWLQ, from the coding sequence ATGGGATACCTGGATCATAAGCTGCGAGAGTTGAGCGCGTATATGCCCGACTTGACTAAGCAGCCGGATTTTGATGCCTTCTGGGAGGAGACGATCGCGGAAGCCCAGAGCGTAGCGCTTAGGCCGGAGAGGAGCAAGCTGGACCATCCAATTCGCAGCGCGAAGGTGTATGATATCGCTTACTGCGGGATGGACGAGACGCGTATTCATGGCTGGTTCATTACGCCGGCGGGGAGTGACGGTACACGTTATCCCTGTTTGATTCATTACCATGGCTTTACGGGGAGCCGCGGAGAGCCTTCGGATTTTATGCATTGGGTGATGATGGGCTTCGCTGTGCTGTCGGTAGATTGCCGCGACCAAGGGGGGCCAACGGGCAACAGCGCCGGCTATACGTCCGGCTTCCTGTCCAATGTCGCCAGCAAAGGCGTACATAACAAGCATGAATATTATTATCGGTATGTCTATATGGATGCAGTCAAGGCGATCGACTTCGCCTGCGCTCAGCCGGAGGTAGACGCTGAACGTATCATTATTGAGGGCGGAAGCCAAGGCGGCGGTCTGGGCATGGCGGTTGTGGCGCTGGATGACCGGCCGAAGGCGGCACTCGTAGACGTGCCGAGCAACAGCAACCTGATTGCTCGAGTCGAAGGGAATCATGGGGCATTCGGCGCTGTCGCCGATTATTTGAAGCGGCATCCGGAGCAGACCGAGCTGGTGCTGGACAACCTGAGCTACTTCGACACCATGAATATGGCGGACCGCATCGCGTGTCCCGTGCTGGCATCGGTTGCGCTGAAGGATGAGACGTGTCCCGCGCTTATGTATTTTGCAACGTATAATCGCATCCGCAGCGACAAGCGGGTGGAGATATACCCGTTCAACGGCCATGAGGGAGGAGGAGCCAGGCATACCGAAGTGAAGCTGCGCTTCCTCGCAGAGCGGTTCGGGCAATGGCTCCAGTAG
- a CDS encoding spore germination protein — protein MPRNVVYLSPQQEDPFWKKLNETPIQPALEHNLVQINRDMGGSDDLVIRPIRYPKSTRTAAAVVYIDGLSDAAAISNYIFDVLSGSLAGPDFALGRELGLSLEQLTEELAVGLGSIDSVSNYAGIYRHMLSGEALILIDGAQYAFRVDIRDWKSRDVSESTNQTSIRGPRESFTETLRVNTSLLRRKIKDPRMWLETVEIGRMTKTAVTIAYVRGLAKPSVLDNVRSRLSAIDIDGVLDSGYLEELIEDAKLSLFPTVYNSELPDDVAAQMLEGKVAILVDGTPNALIVPTGLSVFFQSTEDYYQRSFYASLLRLLRFLTVFISLLFPSLYIAITTFHREMLPASLLFSLAAQREGVPFPAFVEALVMEVTFEILREAGLRMPRAIGQAVSVVGTLVIGQAAVEAGIVSAAMVIVVSITAISTFTLPAYSMSIPIRILRFVFMAAAASFGLFGIILGLFILLLHLCSLRSFGEPFMAPFSPYRSTEMEDALLRLPRWLSFKRPESSTSGGATRIRMRRGGGRR, from the coding sequence ATGCCACGAAACGTCGTCTATCTATCGCCGCAGCAGGAGGATCCATTCTGGAAGAAACTGAATGAGACGCCTATTCAGCCTGCGCTGGAGCATAACTTGGTTCAAATAAATCGGGACATGGGCGGCAGCGACGATCTGGTCATTCGGCCCATTCGGTATCCGAAGTCGACTAGAACGGCTGCGGCTGTTGTCTATATCGACGGGCTGTCTGATGCGGCTGCGATAAGCAACTATATATTCGATGTGCTGAGCGGCTCGCTGGCAGGCCCGGATTTTGCACTGGGGAGAGAGCTTGGCTTAAGTCTCGAGCAGCTGACGGAGGAGCTTGCGGTTGGACTCGGCTCTATTGACAGCGTTTCGAACTATGCTGGCATATATCGCCATATGCTATCCGGTGAAGCGCTGATTCTGATTGACGGGGCGCAATACGCTTTTCGGGTGGATATTCGGGATTGGAAAAGCCGCGATGTATCAGAGTCTACCAACCAGACCTCTATTAGAGGGCCGAGGGAGAGCTTCACAGAGACGCTGCGGGTCAACACGTCCCTTCTGCGAAGGAAGATCAAGGATCCCAGGATGTGGCTGGAGACGGTTGAAATCGGCAGGATGACGAAAACTGCCGTAACGATTGCATACGTCAGAGGATTAGCCAAGCCGTCTGTTCTGGACAATGTGCGATCTCGGCTGTCAGCGATTGATATCGACGGCGTGCTTGACAGCGGCTATTTGGAAGAACTGATTGAAGACGCCAAGCTGTCGCTATTCCCCACCGTATACAATTCAGAGTTGCCGGATGATGTGGCGGCTCAGATGCTGGAGGGGAAGGTTGCGATTCTGGTCGACGGCACACCGAACGCGCTTATCGTTCCGACGGGGCTCTCGGTGTTTTTTCAATCGACGGAGGATTATTATCAGCGTTCGTTCTACGCGAGCTTGCTCCGGCTGCTCCGATTTCTGACGGTATTCATCTCGCTCCTGTTCCCGTCCCTGTATATTGCGATTACAACCTTCCATCGTGAGATGCTGCCGGCTTCCCTGCTGTTCAGCTTGGCAGCGCAGCGAGAGGGTGTGCCGTTTCCGGCGTTTGTCGAGGCGCTCGTCATGGAGGTTACCTTCGAAATATTGCGTGAAGCAGGACTTCGAATGCCAAGGGCGATCGGACAAGCCGTCTCCGTGGTCGGTACGCTGGTTATCGGCCAAGCGGCTGTCGAAGCGGGCATTGTGTCGGCTGCCATGGTCATCGTTGTGTCCATTACGGCGATCTCGACATTTACCCTTCCCGCATACAGCATGTCGATACCTATCCGGATTCTGCGCTTTGTCTTTATGGCTGCGGCGGCTTCATTCGGCTTGTTCGGCATCATCCTGGGCTTATTTATTCTGCTCCTTCATCTCTGCTCGCTTCGTTCCTTCGGTGAGCCGTTTATGGCGCCATTCTCCCCATACCGGTCTACCGAGATGGAGGATGCTCTATTAAGGCTGCCTAGATGGCTTTCCTTCAAGCGTCCGGAATCGTCAACGTCAGGCGGGGCGACACGAATACGCATGAGGAGAGGGGGCGGACGGAGATGA
- a CDS encoding endospore germination permease: MEIANGKISIRQFQILIVLATIGDSILILPTITASAAKQDAWLVMLVSLAGGLAVGAMFAMIANRIRGEASLGVALGKAFGSWIGAVFLLLLTYNFFMCGLTLLSAMSHFMNTQLMPETPVNAIVIVFLTVIIIACRYGVEAFARMAELLFPVFFILLLLLLALILPQADWGRVEPIAAQGMMPILRGTLTVLSAAFLEMVVLLTLVPHVVGTGSLTKPILKSFALGGLLLFAVVLLCVLVLGPNLMESKYYPTFVLAQKLTIGNFLERMEAIIAFVWIITVFYKTLLLFCAVITGVASLLKLKDGASLLSIPVGMIMMVLTVVSTPNITEYNYLLQTYYHWFDLTFCLLVPALLLTGLLLKGRGSPQGKSEK; this comes from the coding sequence ATGGAGATTGCAAATGGGAAAATATCAATTAGACAGTTTCAAATCTTAATTGTATTAGCGACAATTGGCGACTCCATTCTTATACTGCCAACCATAACAGCTTCGGCGGCCAAGCAGGACGCCTGGCTTGTCATGCTGGTATCGCTGGCCGGAGGGCTAGCTGTCGGCGCTATGTTCGCCATGATCGCGAACCGCATCAGAGGAGAGGCTTCATTAGGCGTGGCGCTCGGGAAGGCCTTCGGCAGCTGGATTGGAGCGGTATTCTTGTTGCTGCTTACTTACAATTTTTTTATGTGCGGATTGACTCTGCTTAGTGCAATGAGTCATTTCATGAATACGCAGCTGATGCCGGAGACGCCTGTTAATGCGATCGTCATCGTGTTCCTGACTGTTATCATTATCGCATGTCGGTACGGTGTTGAGGCGTTTGCCCGTATGGCGGAGCTGCTCTTTCCTGTGTTTTTCATCCTGCTGCTTCTCTTGCTTGCGCTTATTCTCCCGCAAGCTGATTGGGGAAGGGTTGAGCCGATAGCCGCTCAGGGGATGATGCCCATCCTGAGAGGCACCCTTACGGTGCTTAGTGCCGCTTTTTTGGAGATGGTTGTGCTCCTGACTCTCGTTCCGCACGTTGTCGGGACTGGCAGTCTTACCAAGCCGATTCTGAAAAGCTTCGCGTTAGGCGGGCTGCTGTTGTTCGCCGTCGTGCTGCTATGTGTGCTGGTGCTGGGACCCAATCTTATGGAGAGCAAATATTACCCCACCTTTGTGCTTGCGCAGAAGCTGACAATCGGCAACTTCCTGGAGCGCATGGAGGCGATTATTGCTTTTGTATGGATCATTACAGTGTTCTACAAAACGCTGCTCTTGTTCTGTGCAGTAATTACCGGTGTCGCAAGTTTACTCAAGCTGAAGGACGGCGCGTCGCTGCTGTCGATCCCTGTTGGCATGATCATGATGGTGCTTACGGTAGTCAGCACGCCGAATATAACGGAATACAATTACCTGCTGCAAACGTATTATCACTGGTTTGACCTTACCTTCTGCTTGCTCGTGCCTGCCTTGCTGCTCACGGGGCTTCTGCTGAAGGGACGAGGCTCCCCTCAGGGGAAGTCGGAGAAATGA
- a CDS encoding MFS transporter: MSRDKAVNSPWTYALGMLAIMIPSHAFSTFYSFYYVDKLGLGLGLATLARTIFMIWDAVNQPMAGYLSDRTNTRYGRRKPWLYFSIPLYVLAFYLVFAAPDGMSQLSLFTWFLIALLLFEAIATILWVNYGALFPELFRGGRLRKKASAIQQGYQIVAILIGSAVAPILFDSLGFGPMALVFGLLFALSMLAFLRFTKEDPAFRDAPRMGLVESFGATLKNKPFWLFNLSNSFAQTVNGLLSSMIPFYAKYVLGIPQSQVTLLLASIFVSVIPLVGVWFWLIKRMDSVKAWRISLLAYAVSVIPLWFGSTLAGGITAGVIVGFGLAGFLVTPPIVSGLIIDLDYKETGRRREGVYTAVSGFITRSSGLISALAFLIVGMATGYKSGAEPGADPELTFRVLISVVPFVLLALSYVLSFFVKLEDQKEPGEAGGAV, encoded by the coding sequence ATGAGCAGGGACAAGGCGGTCAATTCGCCATGGACGTATGCGCTTGGCATGCTGGCCATTATGATACCAAGCCATGCGTTCAGCACTTTTTACAGCTTTTATTACGTGGATAAGCTGGGGCTGGGCTTAGGACTGGCGACGCTAGCAAGAACAATCTTTATGATCTGGGACGCGGTCAACCAGCCAATGGCTGGCTACTTATCGGATCGGACCAATACGAGGTATGGCAGGAGAAAACCTTGGCTGTACTTCTCTATCCCATTATACGTACTGGCTTTCTATCTCGTATTCGCGGCGCCTGACGGCATGAGCCAGCTCAGTCTGTTTACATGGTTTCTGATCGCACTTCTGCTGTTCGAGGCGATAGCCACTATTCTCTGGGTCAACTATGGAGCTCTGTTCCCGGAGCTGTTCCGGGGCGGACGCCTTCGCAAGAAAGCTTCCGCGATTCAACAAGGCTATCAGATCGTTGCCATACTGATCGGTTCTGCAGTTGCGCCCATACTGTTCGACAGTCTGGGCTTCGGTCCCATGGCACTTGTGTTCGGCTTGCTGTTTGCGCTCAGCATGCTGGCGTTCCTTCGCTTTACGAAGGAGGACCCCGCATTTCGCGACGCGCCTAGAATGGGGCTGGTGGAGTCATTCGGCGCCACGCTCAAGAACAAGCCTTTCTGGTTGTTTAACCTGTCGAATTCCTTCGCGCAGACCGTGAACGGGCTGCTCAGCTCGATGATTCCGTTCTATGCCAAATACGTTCTTGGCATCCCGCAATCGCAGGTAACGCTGCTGCTGGCTTCGATATTTGTATCGGTTATTCCGCTTGTCGGTGTATGGTTCTGGCTGATCAAACGAATGGACTCGGTGAAGGCTTGGCGTATTTCGCTGCTTGCTTACGCCGTGTCTGTTATTCCGCTATGGTTCGGCAGCACGCTGGCAGGCGGTATAACGGCGGGCGTCATCGTGGGCTTCGGTCTCGCGGGCTTTCTCGTGACGCCTCCCATCGTCAGCGGCCTCATTATTGATCTGGACTACAAGGAAACGGGACGCAGACGGGAAGGCGTGTATACGGCGGTCAGCGGCTTCATTACGCGATCGAGCGGCCTGATTTCCGCTCTGGCCTTCCTGATTGTAGGCATGGCGACGGGCTACAAGAGCGGAGCTGAGCCGGGTGCTGATCCCGAGCTGACCTTCCGCGTATTGATCAGCGTCGTGCCATTTGTGCTGCTGGCGCTGTCCTACGTCTTGTCCTTTTTCGTCAAGCTGGAGGACCAGAAGGAGCCGGGAGAGGCCGGCGGCGCGGTTTGA
- a CDS encoding ammonium transporter translates to MVEAIHLNTIWVVLAAAMVLFMEGGFSLLEAGLVRTKNAVNVTMKIFVDLTIGTLAFWAIGFGFMFGDDKGGFIGTSLFGSPEKIQLAIDLPAAAYVLFQLGFAIACISIVSGAVAERMNFKAYVLIAAFITMILYPISGHWVWNSDGWLAQMGMKDFAGSAVIHLLGGSAALAIAWILGPRKGRYTDGSVNVFAPSNIPLASAGVFVLWFGWFGFNAGSTLNAGDAMLSAIALNTMLAAAAGGASSMLFTMFKFGKTDPSMVMNGALSGLVAITAGCAYVNQWQSVLIGAVAGLIVIGATLFIDRLKVDDPVGAVAVHGFNGAFGTIALGLFDGEAGLFSGGGASLLATQSLGVLVILVWGFAGGIAIAYIAKATVGLRASVEEEEEGLDMAYHGIPAYNELDRFSETAKAMYDFEATTGVTIKQAEPLAGIKLSK, encoded by the coding sequence ATGGTTGAAGCTATTCATTTAAACACAATTTGGGTCGTCCTCGCAGCGGCTATGGTCCTATTCATGGAAGGCGGCTTCAGCTTGCTGGAGGCCGGACTCGTGCGCACCAAAAACGCGGTGAATGTCACTATGAAAATATTTGTCGATCTGACGATCGGCACTCTCGCCTTCTGGGCGATTGGCTTCGGGTTCATGTTCGGAGACGATAAGGGCGGGTTCATCGGCACATCGCTCTTCGGCTCGCCGGAGAAAATCCAGCTCGCCATTGACCTCCCGGCCGCCGCATATGTGTTATTCCAGCTCGGCTTCGCGATCGCTTGTATTTCCATCGTGTCCGGCGCCGTTGCGGAACGAATGAATTTCAAAGCGTATGTGCTGATTGCCGCTTTTATTACCATGATCCTTTACCCCATTTCAGGACACTGGGTTTGGAACTCCGATGGCTGGCTGGCGCAGATGGGCATGAAGGATTTCGCTGGCTCCGCGGTCATCCACTTGCTTGGCGGCTCGGCTGCGCTCGCGATTGCCTGGATACTCGGCCCCCGCAAGGGCCGCTACACCGACGGCAGTGTCAACGTATTCGCTCCATCCAATATTCCGCTTGCTTCTGCCGGCGTATTCGTGCTTTGGTTCGGCTGGTTCGGCTTCAATGCAGGCAGCACATTGAACGCAGGCGACGCCATGTTGTCCGCCATCGCCCTTAACACGATGCTGGCAGCTGCCGCTGGCGGAGCTTCCTCCATGCTGTTTACAATGTTCAAGTTCGGGAAGACGGATCCCAGCATGGTTATGAACGGTGCCTTATCCGGTCTTGTTGCGATTACAGCAGGCTGCGCTTACGTCAATCAATGGCAGTCCGTCCTGATCGGAGCTGTTGCGGGTCTCATTGTAATCGGGGCTACACTGTTCATTGACAGACTGAAGGTTGACGACCCCGTCGGCGCTGTTGCCGTACATGGCTTCAACGGCGCATTCGGCACGATCGCGCTTGGCTTGTTCGATGGGGAGGCCGGCCTGTTCTCGGGCGGCGGAGCCAGCCTGCTCGCTACGCAATCGCTGGGCGTACTGGTTATTCTCGTATGGGGCTTTGCCGGAGGCATCGCCATTGCTTATATCGCCAAAGCTACGGTTGGTCTTCGCGCTTCCGTTGAAGAAGAGGAGGAAGGGCTCGACATGGCCTACCACGGCATTCCCGCTTACAACGAGCTTGACCGCTTCTCCGAGACAGCCAAAGCGATGTACGATTTCGAAGCGACAACTGGCGTCACGATCAAGCAAGCCGAGCCGCTTGCAGGCATCAAGCTAAGCAAATAG
- a CDS encoding Ger(x)C family spore germination protein: MKPWKWVIIVLCMLVLSGCWSRRELNDILIVLGVAMDWANDEYLISYQVVNPGEISAQKEGGQRPPGTVYQGRGKTLLEAARYVTAEAPRKMYFGHLQILVVSEALAKRGLSELFDGVLRDNETRLDFNIVVARGSKAESFMKLYTPVEKLPTYSMLQSLRTSEKSWAPTVSVTMDQAMDRLSGNGYELALTGIQLFGDPQLGESSRNVESFRAARRFRYKGIAVFRGDRLAGWLNENESKGYSDITDNLDSTSVELPCGGGRYMAIEILSSKAKLATELIDGRPAAEVRIRSEAAIVDRPCTELDLTDVAVIEEIEQQAARAMQANAEAAVAKVKGLKSDVLGFGNQISKDYPAYWEQVKDSWNAEQFPQLDVRYRIELFIRKTGTIGNSTLKD, encoded by the coding sequence ATGAAGCCCTGGAAATGGGTCATTATCGTGCTGTGTATGCTTGTTCTATCGGGCTGTTGGAGCCGCAGGGAGCTTAACGATATTCTGATTGTGCTTGGCGTAGCCATGGATTGGGCGAATGATGAATATTTAATATCCTATCAGGTTGTGAACCCCGGTGAAATTTCAGCTCAGAAGGAAGGCGGCCAGCGGCCTCCCGGTACGGTATATCAGGGCAGAGGCAAGACGCTGCTTGAGGCCGCGAGATATGTAACGGCGGAGGCGCCGCGCAAAATGTATTTTGGCCATCTGCAAATATTGGTTGTCAGCGAAGCGCTGGCCAAACGAGGCTTAAGCGAGCTGTTCGACGGCGTGCTGAGAGATAATGAAACGCGCTTGGATTTCAATATTGTGGTAGCCAGGGGCAGCAAGGCTGAAAGCTTTATGAAGCTGTACACGCCTGTCGAGAAGCTGCCGACATACAGCATGCTCCAATCGCTGCGCACGTCGGAGAAGTCCTGGGCGCCTACGGTATCCGTTACGATGGATCAAGCGATGGATAGATTATCGGGGAACGGCTACGAGCTGGCGCTGACCGGCATTCAATTATTCGGCGATCCTCAGCTCGGCGAATCGTCCCGGAATGTGGAGTCGTTCCGGGCAGCGAGACGATTTCGCTATAAGGGTATCGCGGTGTTCCGCGGCGACAGGCTGGCGGGATGGCTGAACGAAAATGAGAGCAAGGGCTATTCCGATATTACGGACAATCTCGACAGCACCTCCGTCGAGCTGCCCTGCGGAGGGGGTCGCTACATGGCGATCGAAATCCTGTCGTCGAAGGCTAAGCTTGCAACGGAGCTCATCGACGGACGACCGGCTGCTGAGGTTCGCATACGTTCGGAAGCCGCCATAGTGGACCGTCCCTGTACAGAGCTGGATTTGACGGATGTTGCAGTAATTGAGGAAATAGAGCAGCAAGCGGCCCGGGCGATGCAAGCCAACGCTGAAGCTGCAGTGGCGAAGGTGAAGGGGCTGAAATCCGATGTACTGGGCTTCGGGAATCAAATCAGCAAGGACTATCCCGCTTATTGGGAGCAAGTCAAGGACAGCTGGAACGCTGAGCAATTCCCGCAGCTGGACGTTCGTTATCGGATTGAGCTGTTTATTCGCAAGACGGGCACCATAGGCAACTCTACACTGAAGGATTAG